A part of Lutra lutra chromosome 2, mLutLut1.2, whole genome shotgun sequence genomic DNA contains:
- the LOC125093846 gene encoding 60S ribosomal protein L10-like, whose translation MQGAFGKPPGTVARVHIRQVIMSIRTKLQNKEPVIEALRRAKFKFPGCQKIHISKKWGFTKFNADEFEDMVAEKRLIPAGNGVKYIPNRGPLDKWRALHS comes from the coding sequence ATGCAGGGTGCCTTTGGAAAGCCCCCGGGCACAGTAGCCAGGGTCCACATTCGCCAAGTCATCATGTCCATCCGTACCAAGctgcagaacaaggagcctgtGATCGAGGCCCTACGGAGGGCCAAGTTCAAGTTCCCTGGCTGCCAGAAGATCCACATCTCCAAGAAGTGGGGCTTTACTAAGTTCAATGCGGATGAATTTGAAGACATGGTGGCTGAAAAGCGACTTATCCCAGCTGGCAATGGGGTCAAATACATCCCTAACCGTGGCCCTTTGGACAAATGGAGGGCTCTGCACTCATGA